A genomic segment from Luteolibacter ambystomatis encodes:
- a CDS encoding SMP-30/gluconolactonase/LRE family protein gives MLHIEPVSSVRARWGEGAIWWKNALYYVDIEGHQVHRYDPASGEERSWNVGQRVGTVVPRDGGGLVIAGDHGLLFLTEETGELTPIADPEPDKPDNRFNDGKCSPDGRFFAGTISLVKKTGDARLYRLDPDLSLHEAFGPVTNSNGIVWSGDRKTVYYIDTPRREVLAFDYDKGHLRNLRSVVSTEAIDASPDGMTIDSGDRLWVAFCHGGCVVCYDPTTGGEVRRVEIPALETTSCAFGGPGLADLYVTTGIHKSVEEEHGGRLFVVRGLGVKGVEANAFAG, from the coding sequence ATGCTGCATATCGAACCCGTTTCATCCGTCCGCGCCCGCTGGGGCGAGGGTGCGATCTGGTGGAAAAACGCTCTCTACTACGTGGATATCGAGGGCCACCAAGTCCATCGCTACGATCCCGCCAGCGGTGAGGAACGCTCTTGGAATGTCGGCCAGCGGGTCGGCACCGTGGTGCCAAGGGACGGCGGCGGACTAGTCATCGCCGGAGATCATGGATTGCTTTTTTTGACCGAGGAAACCGGTGAATTGACCCCCATCGCTGATCCGGAACCTGACAAACCGGACAATCGCTTCAACGACGGCAAGTGCTCCCCGGACGGCCGCTTTTTCGCTGGAACGATCAGTTTGGTGAAGAAAACCGGGGATGCCCGGCTCTACCGTCTCGATCCGGACCTGTCCCTGCACGAAGCCTTCGGGCCGGTCACGAATTCCAATGGCATCGTCTGGTCCGGTGACAGGAAGACTGTCTATTATATTGATACGCCACGCCGCGAGGTTCTGGCCTTCGACTATGACAAGGGCCATCTCCGGAACCTCCGCAGCGTGGTTTCCACCGAGGCGATCGACGCTTCTCCGGACGGCATGACCATCGATTCCGGGGACCGCCTGTGGGTGGCCTTTTGTCACGGCGGCTGTGTGGTCTGCTACGATCCGACGACTGGCGGGGAAGTGCGCCGCGTGGAGATCCCCGCTCTGGAAACCACCTCCTGTGCGTTTGGTGGACCGGGTCTGGCGGATCTCTACGTCACCACCGGCATTCACAAATCCGTGGAGGAGGAGCACGGCGGCCGCCTGTTCGTCGTCCGCGGGCTGGGGGTGAAGGGCGTGGAGGCCAATGCCTTTGCTGGATGA
- a CDS encoding substrate-binding domain-containing protein, whose protein sequence is MKKVSLIVTLMALAGLVACKPSGSSGKTRVAVIPKGTTHIYWKSVEAGAKKAADELGIEMTFIGPQKEDDRSQQIDLVRNQALQNEAIVLAPLDATALRDASKEVADSGKPVVIIDSSLADSASFITSYVATDNVEGGRIAARRLSEVLGGKGKVAVLRYMQGSASTEDREKGFLEEIKKFPNIEVVSSEQFSGATASTAQDTATNILTRFAEGDALSIQGIFCSNQTNTFGMLQALRGKNVAGKVKFVGFDCDATFLDALKKGEMNGTILQDPVNMGYLSVKTAVAKLRNEAVKPLIDTGATLVTPENLSDEKVAALIKTQVP, encoded by the coding sequence ATGAAGAAGGTTTCCCTCATTGTGACCCTGATGGCCTTGGCCGGTCTGGTGGCGTGCAAGCCCTCCGGCTCCTCCGGAAAAACCCGCGTGGCGGTGATCCCGAAAGGCACCACCCACATCTATTGGAAGTCGGTTGAAGCCGGTGCCAAGAAGGCTGCGGACGAGCTGGGCATCGAGATGACCTTCATCGGGCCGCAGAAGGAAGACGACCGCTCCCAGCAGATTGACTTGGTTCGCAACCAAGCCCTTCAGAACGAAGCCATCGTCCTCGCCCCGCTGGATGCCACCGCGCTTCGTGACGCGTCCAAGGAAGTGGCGGACTCCGGCAAACCGGTGGTCATCATCGACTCCAGTCTCGCGGACAGCGCCTCCTTCATCACCAGCTACGTGGCCACGGACAATGTCGAGGGCGGCCGCATCGCCGCACGCCGCCTCTCCGAGGTGCTCGGCGGCAAGGGCAAGGTCGCGGTGCTCCGCTACATGCAGGGCAGCGCTTCCACCGAGGACCGTGAAAAGGGATTCTTGGAGGAAATCAAGAAATTCCCAAATATTGAGGTGGTCAGCTCGGAGCAGTTCTCCGGAGCTACGGCCAGCACCGCACAGGACACCGCCACCAATATCCTCACCCGCTTCGCGGAAGGGGATGCCCTCTCGATCCAGGGCATCTTCTGTTCGAACCAGACCAACACCTTCGGGATGCTCCAGGCGCTGCGTGGCAAGAACGTCGCGGGCAAGGTGAAGTTCGTCGGCTTTGACTGCGATGCCACCTTCTTGGATGCGCTCAAGAAGGGCGAGATGAACGGCACCATCCTGCAGGACCCCGTCAACATGGGCTACCTCAGTGTGAAGACCGCCGTGGCCAAGCTCCGTAATGAAGCGGTCAAGCCGCTGATCGACACCGGCGCGACGCTGGTGACTCCGGAGAACCTTTCCGATGAGAAGGTGGCCGCCCTGATCAAGACCCAGGTGCCCTGA